A region of Catenibacterium mitsuokai DNA encodes the following proteins:
- a CDS encoding type II toxin-antitoxin system prevent-host-death family antitoxin, with product MANILPVSDLRNYNEVLKKCHSGEPVFLTKNGRGRFVVLDIEDYERDRAEKKLLMKLQEAEKAVKDGEGWLSLDELKALVGE from the coding sequence ATGGCAAATATTTTACCAGTGTCTGATTTGAGAAATTATAATGAAGTTTTAAAAAAATGCCACAGTGGAGAACCGGTGTTTTTGACTAAGAATGGCAGAGGGCGTTTTGTAGTGCTTGATATAGAAGATTATGAGCGTGATCGTGCTGAGAAAAAGCTATTAATGAAGCTGCAAGAAGCAGAGAAAGCAGTCAAAGACGGCGAAGGCTGGCTTAGTTTGGACGAATTAAAAGCACTTGTAGGGGAGTAA
- a CDS encoding GNAT family protein, which translates to MIIREARTEDIERILEIYDIAKAFMRETGNPHQWNSSYPGLNILEEDINKHHLFVMEEDSIIHSVFAFIIGEDPTYKEIEGAWLDHSTYGTIHRIASDGTMHHVFNKAVNFCSERCAHIRADTHEDNKVMQKVILRNGFKETGIIYIDDGTPRIAYEKVK; encoded by the coding sequence ATGATTATTAGAGAAGCAAGAACAGAAGATATAGAAAGAATATTAGAAATATATGACATTGCAAAAGCATTTATGAGAGAAACAGGTAACCCACATCAGTGGAATAGCAGTTATCCTGGTCTTAATATATTAGAAGAAGATATAAATAAACATCATCTTTTTGTGATGGAAGAAGATTCTATTATCCATAGTGTATTTGCTTTTATTATAGGAGAAGATCCTACATATAAGGAAATAGAAGGTGCATGGCTTGATCACAGTACTTATGGTACGATTCATCGTATTGCGAGTGATGGAACTATGCATCATGTTTTTAATAAGGCAGTCAATTTCTGTAGTGAGAGATGTGCTCATATAAGAGCGGATACACATGAAGATAATAAGGTTATGCAGAAGGTTATATTAAGAAATGGTTTTAAAGAAACAGGAATAATCTATATAGATGATGGTACACCTCGAATAGCATATGAGAAGGTGAAATAA
- a CDS encoding type II toxin-antitoxin system RelE/ParE family toxin: protein MLNLRINPLVAKDLKEIRDYIAEDNAEYAAKTIKEIYGKFENVQMFPGIGADLSKRVSFRTDYKYAVWENYVIIYKIGEEYVEIYRVVNRYRDITRIFD, encoded by the coding sequence ATGCTGAACTTACGAATTAACCCATTGGTTGCAAAGGACTTAAAAGAAATTCGTGATTATATCGCTGAAGATAATGCAGAATATGCTGCCAAGACGATCAAAGAAATTTATGGTAAATTTGAAAATGTTCAAATGTTTCCGGGGATAGGTGCAGATCTTTCCAAAAGAGTTAGTTTTCGGACAGATTACAAGTATGCGGTTTGGGAGAATTATGTGATTATTTATAAAATTGGAGAAGAGTATGTAGAGATTTACCGAGTGGTAAATCGATATAGGGACATTACGAGGATTTTTGATTGA